DNA from Palaemon carinicauda isolate YSFRI2023 chromosome 26, ASM3689809v2, whole genome shotgun sequence:
ttgataactttatgagaaactacaggcattttccaaaataatgagaccaacctgacctctctatgacaaaaattaaggctgttagagcaatttaaaaaaaatatattgcaaaatgtgcttgaaaaaaaaaacgcctgggggttaagggttggaaagttccaaatagtgttgggggtaaaagggttaagacccaGGAATTCACAGCATTAATTTTTGTATTGCTGAATAAATTTAGTTTCCATGCTTATACTGTATAAGTTTACATATAATGTAAAATTTTCATATGCATAAACAAGAGTAAAAGGAAAAAACTGGTAAttagtgtacagtacatgaaatatGTCCAATGGTGCCGAAGGGAGTAGAAAAATTGTACATAAGCTATGCCCAATGGCGCTCAACGGGTTAATATAGACTATCAGTTGTCTGTAATTCACGAGTTGTAAGTGTTCAAATTTTTTCtctgacattcttttttttttgtgaaaagtgTATGATGTTGGGCTTTGAAGTCAGATTGCTCGCCATACACTAGCATGCTTTTATTGTTTTGCTAGTTTTTGTAGTAGAAAGATCTAATGTTTAAGAATTATGCTGATGTGTAGAATTTGATTTAAATGGTGTTGCCCATTTTTTATGGAAGCTTGTTTTTACTTATGacagaaatgtttttctttttatctaaagcTTTGACATTGGGTAACAGAATCAAGTATAGTTTTGGCACcaacttcattattttttatttaaaattgatGCTTGTGAATTATCTGAAAAATAATATATGTTACTACCATTTAACCCATTATttcctatatggatatatattttcacTTGTTTGATAATGTTAAATTCTAGAAAAATATTCAAATGCAGCTTAGGATTTATGTGTGGCAATTTGATTATTTTAGTTGTGTTGCAGAGAGATGTAGCTTTGTCAAACCTATAATgcaattttgtatttaattttatataaaagctCTGTAGTGAGCTTGCATGGTAGTGAGAGTGTGCGCATGGCAGTTGGAAACTTACACTGCTTGCAACTAATAACTGTATTTACTAAAATAAAATGCTATTTATTCATGTTTGCATTTTATTATTAACCTTTTTGTTAATGTACCAAGAAAATATTGGCCTTCATCCTTCAGAATTTGAAGGGAAGTATGTTTTGATGATATCGAAGGTAAATCCAAATTTTTATAACCTTTATCAATTTTGATTGTTGTTGATTCGCTGGAAATGTGGCTGTTAACACCTTGCTTCTCGTAGGCATGTAATTTTGCCCTCTTATTATTTAGCTCAATTGTGTTTTGCCGTTTCTGTTGAATATGCGTTGTTtggatttttcattttgatttgatGCAGTGTACTGAATTTAGATAATGGGTACCCAATGTTGGAGGAAGTTTGGAAATTAGTACTACAGTGTATTACTGTTAAAACTTTTTGAGTTATACATTGTCTTGTGGGTccttatatatgtactgtatatgtggtaCAGAATAAAACCTTGGTATTAAAGTCTTGCTTAGGTTTGTTATAATACTGTATTACGTCAATGATTAACTTGTAAATTCAGTTCATTAGACAGAAGTTCAGTCCTCCCTTTTACAAATTGCAATTGGCcttttaaattatatttacagGTGGGAGGCATAGTAGGAAGGTGGTACACTAATTTTGATTTTTTGTTCAAGTTGATCAGTGAAACTTAAATGCTGTAAGAAATAAATGAACATCATATTGATCATTTGAGAAATTATTTTACTATAGGTAAAGCGATATCTACTTATTTGTTGTGGACATTTTTCATTTATACAGTAGAAGaatattttcctttgtatattgatGAAAACTTATTGTATTGTTTACTATTGTAGTATAAGTTAATAGAACTCGATAGTATTCCTAAAATGAACTTGATTTAGTTGTTCCATGAATTTTCATTTGGTAGAGAAGTGAAAAAATATAAGTTGAGAAAAGAGATGAACTGTTCACCATAGTACTGTACTATGTAAAATAACTGTAAAAATACTGCAGAAATCTATGGAAATAATTAGATTTGATGAAGATTATAACTTTGATAGGTGGAACTGTCTTGGATACAGGAAACTGCTTGTGCGTGTATATCTTAgtctattttaataaaatttacatacctGCAAATAACACACTTTTACAAATTCAACAAATAACATACTTTTACAAATTTAAATCAAGATTTATAAAAGAATTGCTGAAATTTGTTCCTACGCATATAGAAACCTTTCGTCCTATATAATGGGGAAATGTCGAACTGCCATTGAATTGTTGATAATGTACTGTAGTTGGTAATGACATGTGGTAAGAGTTCAGGAAAGCCCTGCCCACTTGCTGCTCTCTCGACTGTTGGATCTTTtcttacattgtgtgtgtgtgtgtgtgtgtgtgttttttttttttttttttttttttttttttttttgagcgttaTCGCTTGGAAGTGGAAGCGCACCGAAAGGTAAGCATGTCGTGAAATGGATTTTATAACTATGGTGATCCCTGTGTAGTGCATTGTCAGTGAGTGTTACATGTGCTTCCCTTGTGATAAAAGCCCCAGTATAGTGGTTTGTGTTGTGGGAAGTGGGGCTATTGTAGCTTCCTCTTCTAATGGTGTGCAGTTATTATCAGTCGCTGAGACTTATTCCTCAGTGACAGCAAGGAAGAAGTTTTAAAATGTGAAGTAAGGaaagtttcctctctctcttcctcatatGCTCACCTCTTCTCCCTCCATTTTCTTTGTCAGACAATTCTTCCTTTAGAAAAAGACAAAGAAGATAGTCATGTGTGAAGGCTTTTCACTAAAAGTTCTTGGGACTTCTAGAAATTGCAACCAATAacaaattctaaaaataatttatattttttctggcTATGAAAAATAGAgtcttttaaatgaaaatttccAACTTAGCCACCCCTCTCATTAATAGGCTTAAGGATAAAAGTGGTTTTGTTACTGGCGGGTCAGCGCAACTTCCCCTCGTGCAACTGGTCATTACCAACTGCCATGTTAATGATAAAATGGCCGTTCCAGCGCCACTGAAAATCCATCCCTGTCTAAAGGACTCGGGTCTGTATAAACCTGTACGTAGACAAAAAAAGAATTAcctttgaaataaaaatagaattacagtacttttaaaatttgttatatatCAAAGTTactaatataaaagtaaaataggaAGTATTGAAAGAACAAGAATTTTATACCCGTAATTTGAATTTAATGCAGGTTAAGTATGAGAATATGACCAACCCCATatgatatatgaattttatttacaTGAAGTAGAGAGTTAACATGTTTAAAACCATCTTGTCTCTTGTAGTTCAATGATACCAATGTAAGTACCATTTGCATGCTAATGACACGCAAATTGCACGGATCATTCGactgaaaatattttagaattgcCATCAAATTGCCGGGATGGTAGTATGGGAACcataattaatatacagtatacaaatagtaAGATGTAATAAAATCCCAATACTGTAGATTACTTTGCCTTCAAATATCATAATCATGAGGTTTTACCCGGAAAACATTAATGGATTTACATTGCTTAatggatatattgtatattaaccAGACAAGTAGAAATTAGGATTATATTACAATATTGTGAAGCTAAACTCTATCATTTTCAACATTGATTATTTGGTGATGATAATTTTTATGCTACCAGTTGGTAAGTCATCACAAAGCTGAACTTAAAATGGAAAGGCTTTTCatattacacaatttttttttgttagtaaATATAAAGAAACTTAGGTAGATTGTTTTCCATAATCACTCCAGCAGTATTATATTTATTTAGTGCTGTGATATAAAAcagtttatattaaatatttaatccCTAGTTTTCATGGGTATTTTATCAGTAGTATGCAAAAGAATTGCCTTTTTAAGAAATTCTTGAGAGATTAACTACTTTAATGGGCTTCTATAACATGGAATTCAAGTACCACTTGCAATTCCATCCCATGCTCACAACTTCGAGGTTGTAGTTTAACAATCAGAACTAATAAAACCAAGCATCCAGTTAGAAGATGACTAGTTGTATCAAGCagaaacatatatttttttaatgcaaaaggCAATGAGATAGTTACCCAAATGCAGTCATACCTCATGTTACTTTTTTAATTTGACCTAAGACTcataaattattaagaaaaattactCAAAACAATTTATACCATAAAAAAATCTACCTGTACCTTATATACCCTTGTAAGTAACCccatattatcactaatattataagTTGTGTAATAGTTCATCTTTTTCATTGTCTTTCTATCAAGTTTGTACACTTTGATTGAAAGTGTAAACAAAAGATTATATTTTCCTTATGATACAGTAATTTCTTAATCAAAAGTGGCACTAAGTTGAAAACAACTTAACTAAAAAGTTTTAACATGAGGTATAACTGTCTTTACTTATGACCAAGCCAAAAGAgggcaaaaagaaagaaaacaagacaGATAGGGCTTAGCCAGTAAGGAATCGACAGACTTGCCTCTCAAAGAATGATGAGTTAAAAGTCGGGGAAAGCAGAAGCAGTCCGAAAATCTCGGTTTGACTGTTAAGGGAAAGAAAAGCTTATTGACCCCTGCAATCTGGGTATGACACGTTGCCACGGTAAATTTGTGAAGAGGCTGTTTGACGAAAGGGGTAACTCATCTTCAGAGGTATCAGCTTTTATGATGGACTATTTAGTGTGTTAGAATAAAAAGGCAGGAAGGTGACTGGCTTGGTGTAAAAGTGTCAGAAACAAGGGAGTGTTTTGTCTATGTTTGTTTAATGTAAAGTGAGACCTGGGTACAGAGTTGTTCAGTGAAAAAATAAGTTATGAATGGAGTGGGAAATGGTTAATGTTTTCagatgaatagtaaaaaaaaaaaaaatcagtgaaaagGTTTGAAATTGTTTTCAAGATGAGAAAGTTTAGGGTAAATGGAACAAGGTTATGAAGTAAATGGAAACTAGAAAGATAGTGTCATGAATGGCAATACAGTTGTTGAAGAATAGAAACAATTGCTTTATGTAGGTGTTTTTGGAGTAATTATAACAGGACGAGAGACGAGGTGAGTCACACAATGGTCAATGTTAAGTAGCCAAATACTTTCAAAAGATTAAAAATGTTGTAATGTCTGGGGTTTAGAATGTATGAAAATTTTTTGAACCAACATTCCTTTTCGAAAGGGATGTACTGGTCATGAATGGAAATGAAAGAGTAAAGACTGAAAGCTGAGTGCTATGATAAATGAATTTACTTGCAGGTAATGTTGTAATTGAAtgttttttatgataaatttgTTTACAATATAATATTTAAAATCATTGTTAATTGCAATTCACTTTGAAAATATCTAATCTACAAAAAACCATCTgtagtataaagaaaaaaatctgaattttgATTTATTTGCAGCGTTCTGGCCCCGAGATGGATCCGTCCGTATATTCTGCCCTTGGCGTGGATGGGGCATTGGACAAGAAACAGTCAAAGTTTACCCACCAGGCCAAGGATAAAGGTTCTAGCTTCTTTTCCACCACAGTCACTTCATCTGTTTCTTCCTCACCAGCTGCCACCACATCCACAACAGTTTATTCTTCTTCTGTGTGCTCATCTACCACCTATACAAGTAAGGAGATGGTAGCCGGAAAATTTTCTCATAAAGGGGCTCAGGACTCTTCTCAGATTTCCAGGAGTATAGAACAAGAAAACACTATAAAAAATAACGCTCAGTCATCCAGTGTTGGAAAGAGTGGGGCTTGTTGTGAATATGAGGATTGGTCAGAAACTGGGGAATACTCTTGTGAGACTATGATTAAAAAGTCAAGCTTATCATCTAATTCAAGTGCGAGACAATTATCCTACAGAGTAGGTCAAAATAGACAGTCGAGTGTATCGACTCCGTCAAGTCCGAACCTTAGTGATTACCAAAGAAATTATGGAATAAAGTCTAGTTTAGGTATTCATAGTTCAATGCTGGACATTGAAAAGAAATCTGCTTCTTTAGGAGGAGGCAATGTGAGAAACAAACCGACTCTCCAGCGAGAGAAAAGTGGTGGATTCCTCAATATATTTAGGTGGTTTAGGAATAAAGACAAAAAGAAGAGGTCATCCTCCATTGATCGGGAGAGCACCAACAGTGGGGGTAGTGTCTGTAGTCTCACCAGTGCAACAAGTAGTTTTTCATATGTACCCATTATGAGGAGTAAAAGTGCAGATAACAATAAGATGTCTAAAAGAGGATTAGAATATGGCATATCAAGCAAATTACTAACTCAAGAATTGTCATCAGAGAAATTGAAAAGGAGTGTTAGAGATGAAGAGTTGAGCAAGAGGCTTTCTACTATCAGTGCATCTTCAGACTCATCTTCAAAGGGAGGCTCCCGTAGTACCACCATAAGTCGTAAGAAGAGACCAGCTCCACAGCCTCCAGGATCTCCAAAAAATAGTGAGTCTGGATCTTTGAAGTCTCACAAAAGTTGCACAAGCCTCCCATCCAGAGATGGTAAACCTGCTGCATTAATTGATGAGACCTCAACAGGTATAAATATTCAAGGTCCAGATGGAAGGAAGCTTCAGAAGTCAAAGAGTGAAGGCCTAATTTACAATAAAAGCAAGCGAAGAGCTCCTTTACCTCCACCTCATTTGGTTGCAGAGCGAATGAGAGCTCAGAATTTATGCGACGGTAACCAGAGGGAGATTCGGGAAATTCACAAAAAGCGCCAGGCCCCTGCAGTCCCTACCAAAAGGGGAAATCGTCCTATTAGCAATGTATCTAGCATAAGTTCTCTTTCCCAATCACCATCTTCAGCCTCTACTACCTTGAAGTCTTATAGCAGCAGTGTGACTTCAAGTGAGACCACAATTAGTCCTTATTCTACTGAATCTTTTAGGTTAGAGAGTGGTTACCTTACCCAAGAATTAAAATCTTCCTCAAGCCCAAGCATTCCAGAAGCAACAAAAATGAATCTTTCTCCCCGTCCCTGGTATAAAAGGAAAAAGAAGCAAAATAAAGAAACTAAAGACTTGAAAGATGTCATGAAAAAAGAGAGAGTATATGAGAGCTGGATGCCTGACATCCAGTTCTCTCGTAGTAAGATCAGTTTAAGTGGGAGTTTCAAACTTGGGAAAAGCTCAGATGAAGATACTTTGAAGAAAACAAAGGAAGatgagaagaaagaaaagagaaaatctcAGGTATCACTCCTAGCAAATATTAGCGAGTTGGATCGAGCTGCGACTGAACAAATGCAAAGAGAGTTGGAAGAAAAAAGAGCAAAGAAAGAGTTGTATGATAGCAAATTTTATAAAAGTAGTGAACCTCATATTCTAACTCAAACAGATTTTTTGCCAGGAGCAAATGAATTCTCAGATATGAGTACTTTAAGTTCAATTGGTACTAGTACAACTTTGAAGTCTACTTCTAAAGCAGAGAGTGACGAGGACCTTTCACataatgatgatggtatatatgaCAATGTTAGACATCCCGAAGAAGTTAACATTACAATGCAAAGTTATAGTGAGCAAGCAACTCTAAAGATAGAAGAAAGAAGTAACTCATTAAAAGAAGTTAATTCTGCATGTGGTACTCAAGCTGCAGGGTCTGTCCTGCAGAGTCAAGCTTCAAGCTGTGACTTAGGCGATACAGATTCGACTCCTACTCCACCCGCGCGTCATTCTCGTGAATCTCCACTACAGAGGGCTTCTTTTGATGCAGAATTATTTTACAAACTAGCAAAAGATACCCAGAATGTTTCAGGTGGCAAGTTAAAGGCATCACCTGTTGTAGCCAAAGATCAAAGAAAACAACAGAGTGATGACGATGATGACCAACCTCATGAATCTCTATTGAGTCAGTTTCGAAGGCAGAGCAAAAACTTTGGTCTTCGAATGAATAACTTTTTTTCTCCCGATGTTTCTACTATACTTGAAGCATCTGAATCTATGACATCATCAGCCACAACGCCAGCGGATGACATCTATGAAGATCTTCCAGTATCTTCTTCAGTAGGAGACTGTGGAAGAAGAGACTCTATTCAAGAGGAGCTGCACAGTGAAATAAACTACGATTTACGACTTAACACATCTGAAGCAAGAGAAATTATGAAAGAATTAGCTGATGTAAGGCAAGAAATTGCGAGAATAAATcagcaggaagaagaagaagcagcaaagatgaaggaaaagaaaaagtgcAACAAGATAAGGGAAGAAGTCTTGAAACTCCGGGAAAGAGATAATTTTGCCCTATGGCAAAATGTCATGAAAAATACGACAGAGCAGCCTGAAGAAAATTCACCTCTTCCAGTTGATGCAGACTACAATGAGCGCAAGTTGAAATGGGTTTGTGAAGTGTGTACTTTAATCAATTTACCTTGGAGGCTGCAGTGTGAGGCTTGCATGGTGAGGAGACCACTGAATCCAAAAAGAGTCGAGGATGACAACAAATCAGGAACAATGGACCATTCAAGCTCACAACCAAGTGTTTCGGGTGAAAGTCCTGTGACTGTAATTCATGGGGAAGAGAGTCCTGATGACAACAAGGAAATTGATGAGGCAAATGTTGCACCAACTGAGGCTCAGTCCCTGGATACTGGATCAAAGCTTACAGATAATAAGAAAAAGCGTGATATTAACTGGGAAAGGGAGCTTAGAAAATATTTCATGACATTTGATGAGCATGTCAGAGGAGTAGGTGAAACAGCATCAAGTTCACAGGCAAAATCATCAGATGCCAAAGCTTCAAGTAATTCTGCTGTGGAAAGGGACACTTCATATGGAAAGATCACCAAGAATTCAAAGACAACAAAACCTTCACCTGTGAATGAGGTCAATGCTACAGGTGCAAAACCAAAGACTATAAAGACTGTGCCAATAGACTCTTCAAATTACAGAGATTTTGATAATGAACCAGATTTAGAGGAACTGAGGCATGCCAGAACTGCCAGATTTATGAATGGTCTGAACAGTTCTGAGAGTATAGAGTTGAATAGTGCTGAAAACGAAACCACAACATGTGAGAGAaagtctataaaaaagaaaaaagttagttCTAAAGGCAAAAAAAGCAAGTCTTTAGATAAAGAATATTACAAAGGACCTGATGATGAAAACACAGTAAATCAGTCATCTACCAATAATACTTCAGAACAGATGAATGGTACCTCTGCAAATGGTTTAGCCAATGGAACTGAAAGTTCAGAGGACAAAAGCTTTTACCTCAAGAATTACCGTAAGCCGCTGGTAATGAAGCCAAGTGGTGTTGTTCATAATGTTGTCAGCATTTTTAATCAACTGGAAGAATTACAGCAGGTTAAAGAAAAACCCAAAGTAACAAGAAGGCGCTCTTTCAGTAATGTAATTGGTAGGACTAAAGCATTCGAGCAGATGACCTCAGCTAACAATAGTCCCGAATTACCAAGAAGTCAGAAGAGTTTCAAGGAAAGCCCAAGTTTTCCAAGAAAAAATGATTTAATGAGAGATAAGGACATTGTTGCAGCCATTGCAAAGTTTGATGAAAT
Protein-coding regions in this window:
- the LOC137619669 gene encoding uro-adherence factor A-like isoform X5, with the protein product MDKKPKSSLDISLAPEPPPPKVRSPSAPSYEIHTRNYLKRSGPEMDPSVYSALGVDGALDKKQSKFTHQAKDKGSSFFSTTVTSSVSSSPAATTSTTVYSSSVCSSTTYTSKEMVAGKFSHKGAQDSSQISRSIEQENTIKNNAQSSSVGKSGACCEYEDWSETGEYSCETMIKKSSLSSNSSARQLSYRVGQNRQSSVSTPSSPNLSDYQRNYGIKSSLGIHSSMLDIEKKSASLGGGNVRNKPTLQREKSGGFLNIFRWFRNKDKKKRSSSIDRESTNSGGSVCSLTSATSSFSYVPIMRSKSADNNKMSKRGLEYGISSKLLTQELSSEKLKRSVRDEELSKRLSTISASSDSSSKGGSRSTTISRKKRPAPQPPGSPKNSESGSLKSHKSCTSLPSRDGKPAALIDETSTGINIQGPDGRKLQKSKSEGLIYNKSKRRAPLPPPHLVAERMRAQNLCDGNQREIREIHKKRQAPAVPTKRGNRPISNVSSISSLSQSPSSASTTLKSYSSSVTSSETTISPYSTESFRLESGYLTQELKSSSSPSIPEATKMNLSPRPWYKRKKKQNKETKDLKDVMKKERVYESWMPDIQFSRSKISLSGSFKLGKSSDEDTLKKTKEDEKKEKRKSQVSLLANISELDRAATEQMQRELEEKRAKKELYDSKFYKSSEPHILTQTDFLPGANEFSDMSTLSSIGTSTTLKSTSKAESDEDLSHNDDGIYDNVRHPEEVNITMQSYSEQATLKIEERSNSLKEVNSACGTQAAGSVLQSQASSCDLGDTDSTPTPPARHSRESPLQRASFDAELFYKLAKDTQNVSGGKLKASPVVAKDQRKQQSDDDDDQPHESLLSQFRRQSKNFGLRMNNFFSPDVSTILEASESMTSSATTPADDIYEDLPVSSSVGDCGRRDSIQEELHSEINYDLRLNTSEAREIMKELADVRQEIARINQQEEEEAAKMKEKKKCNKIREEVLKLRERDNFALWQNVMKNTTEQPEENSPLPVDADYNERKLKWVCEVCTLINLPWRLQCEACMVRRPLNPKRVEDDNKSGTMDHSSSQPSVSGESPVTVIHGEESPDDNKEIDEANVAPTEAQSLDTGSKLTDNKKKRDINWERELRKYFMTFDEHVRGVGETASSSQAKSSDAKASSNSAVERDTSYGKITKNSKTTKPSPVNEVNATGAKPKTIKTVPIDSSNYRDFDNEPDLEELRHARTARFMNGLNSSESIELNSAENETTTCERKSIKKKKVSSKGKKSKSLDKEYYKGPDDENTVNQSSTNNTSEQMNGTSANGLANGTESSEDKSFYLKNYRKPLVMKPSGVVHNVVSIFNQLEELQQVKEKPKVTRRRSFSNVIGRTKAFEQMTSANNSPELPRSQKSFKESPSFPRKNDLMRDKDIVAAIAKFDEMAAMAEVERIEKQRVKNEMSRRKPKFSLFSNKREVKSNENGKADISKTSEGSSVMHPLNNLQNGNHSNTSTDAIVRNGVLHTENRNQSVAIGSGTFELIQAKDFESIEAQHSECSSPTESKSTTVPVSPPTNTQLSVVVPQIVINTAQDQTAPLLLNNDNLSSTASTGNEKKEQSQDEKQEVERLSQQLTVADGIANFKATLKVEEPNLGQMNTLNINRLLRRLEAAISCGKHAEAAKLAHELAELRVSCSVIRNPKDKISPESGTNSSAVSTSPTYINSSFLNSQTNEAELPRSHTPNSNVSECFYDACEMLENEEYDELYNDMSVTDTSNNSQTINISQNAVILKDRLQTSTSAQSVSGKDDGTHSIRGDNPVASAQQADSKENSYSSIRENRVDPARREVKSDTISKFPDGPNDVKNIYEDKDLLFNVKMYVEDKKSHQGPFAFSVTASMTVGELREKVHQDFGFPPQFQRWILGRRLADDDNLTLGHHKVTAEGCPIFLYLVAPEQEPRSRNEISRNEESYAKYSLNQSNSRSSIDSAGQNYESAYNAEGVKPKFYNPDTQRYEISLDTDYSDLNDEEDEYDEDGNSTDNEEELQESSIEMYQNVTKGSEFVSESTKSDYEGLMGIQNLNTQQISENSHSREEPPAASSDAGASDSAPLNSYLGNISNKDGTPDEHSNELSENATYTKVDSLPAHQNEPIYQTNIYQDPIQQAELKAHQSNQETQSDTSGQKSHYKKQSMTPELLKQKRVIMELQHQRHYVQMPLVKQIATESHSMQSASHQEQQDIPVVTSNSSKTEEPYYNLQQEISSLSLSKPSEQQPLNVQNEPVKPQQVIPVKSQTPQEKSANVPTPSRSSSLNFQQKIGQMNQAQNSPNTSQTKSIKSPQTSQFLPVSLNPPTNPNEAGKSVLYPLLPNQQSSQNVQLSKSVPLYSQVQQKTSQISGQQTELIVNNKIEPDTAQATASPSNSKDNNSSSPQALERVVDKKDQESAMNSSTKVDGWICPSCTFVNKWERPGCEVCTTERPSAAHNGTTNDRANKLSSIGAAMSALELQGYVPNQEPFECRVCFMDIETGEGAVLRDCLHTFCRDCLANAIKFSDTAEVKCPYRDTQYSCDFSLQDREIKALLTPEEYEKHLNKSVKQAEGAMQNVFHCKTPDCLGFCQFEDNVNLFLCDVCKRTNCLTCQAQHEGKSCQSYQDELAWKVDEAAMKTKKFFDDMIRRGDGLPCPKCSVMLVRKWGCDWMRCPMCRTEICWVTRGPRWGPGGQGDNSGGCKCGVRGRKCHPKCTYCH